A window of Sinimarinibacterium sp. NLF-5-8 genomic DNA:
GCTGTTTGTCCACGGCGGGCCGGGGGGTGGTTGTGAGCCGTGGCACCGGCAATTTTTTGATCCGCGCAAGTACCGCATCATCTTGTTTGATCAGCGCGGCTGTGGACGCTCCACACCGCATGCAGAGTTGCGTGAGAACACGACCTGGGACTTGGTGGCCGATATGCAGGCCATCCGTAAAATGCTCGGGATCGAGCGCTGGGTGCTGTTTGGTGGCTCGTGGGGATCAACGCTGAGCCTGACGTATGCCATTACCTACCCCCAGCACTGCAAGGGGCTGATTTTGCGTGGCATTTTTCTGCTGCGCGAGGCTGAGATCCGGTGGTTTTATCAAGAAGGCACGAGCTGGCTGTATCCCGATGCCTGGCAGCCGTACTGGACGCATATTCCGGAGGCCGAGCGCGGTGATTTGCTCAAGGCCTATTACGGCCGGCTGACCAGCCCTGATCCGGCCGTGCGCCTGGCGGCTGCACAGGCTTGGAGTGTGTGGGAGGGCAGCACCGCCCGACTGATTCCCAGTGCCGACGGCGCAGCCCGTTTTGCCGAGCCGCAGTTTGCCGAGGCGTTTGCCCGCATCGAGTGCCATTACTTCATGAACAAAGGCTTTTTTGAGCGCGATGGTTATTTACTGGCGCGCGCGCATCAGTTGCACGGCATTCCCGGCATCATCGTGCATGGGCGTTATGACGTGATTTGTCCGCTGCGTAATGCCTGGGATCTGCAACGCGCGTGGCCGCAGTCCAGGCTCAACATCATTGCCGATGCCGGACACGCCGCCAGTGAGCCGGGGATTGTTGCGGCGTTGCTCGATGCCACCGAGCAATTTGCCACGCTGGAATAGGTGCCTGCCATGCGCGCCATCGCCAAGACCTGGATGGGTCATCCCCAGGGCTTGTACGTCTGTTTTTTTACCGAAATGTGGGAGCGTTTTTCGTTCTATGGGATGAAGGCGCTGCTGTTTTTGTATTTGACCAAATATCACCTGTTTGGTGATGCGCCGAGTTATGACTTGCTGGGCGCTTATGGCGGACTGGTCTATGCCACGCCGGTGATTGGCGGGATGCTGGCGGATCGTTATCTGGGCATGCGCAAGGCGGTGATTCTGGGCGCGATTTTGCTCTGCTGCGGTCACTTTGGCATGGCGTTTGAAGGCACGCCGGCGCGCGTGGTGGAGGGGGGTGTGGTTCGGGACGAAGGCGCGTTGCAGCTGTTTTATCTGTCGCTGGCGCTGATCGTCACCGGCGTGGGTTTTTTAAAGCCCAACATCTCCAGCATCGTCGGGCGTCTGTATGCAGACAACGACTCACGGCGGG
This region includes:
- the pip gene encoding prolyl aminopeptidase, with protein sequence MPAAPMTLFAPIEPYQTHQLKVSSIHTIYVEECGNPQGQPVLFVHGGPGGGCEPWHRQFFDPRKYRIILFDQRGCGRSTPHAELRENTTWDLVADMQAIRKMLGIERWVLFGGSWGSTLSLTYAITYPQHCKGLILRGIFLLREAEIRWFYQEGTSWLYPDAWQPYWTHIPEAERGDLLKAYYGRLTSPDPAVRLAAAQAWSVWEGSTARLIPSADGAARFAEPQFAEAFARIECHYFMNKGFFERDGYLLARAHQLHGIPGIIVHGRYDVICPLRNAWDLQRAWPQSRLNIIADAGHAASEPGIVAALLDATEQFATLE